The Urbifossiella limnaea genome has a window encoding:
- a CDS encoding SRPBCC family protein, with amino-acid sequence MKNPATFTTPSDREIVVTRRFNAPRKLVWDTMTQVELKKRWMTGPPGWVMTVGESDTRTGGTFRAVWTGPNGETLTMSGEYRDVTPPERCVRTEKFEMVGGPPMGEQLATLVLTDEGDKTLMTLTLEYATKEARDGAAASGMEHGMEASYARLDEILAAA; translated from the coding sequence GTGAAGAACCCCGCCACGTTCACGACGCCGAGCGACCGCGAGATCGTCGTCACCCGCCGGTTCAACGCGCCGCGGAAGCTCGTGTGGGACACGATGACGCAGGTCGAGCTCAAGAAGCGGTGGATGACCGGCCCGCCCGGCTGGGTGATGACCGTCGGCGAGAGCGACACGCGGACCGGCGGCACCTTCCGCGCCGTGTGGACGGGGCCGAACGGCGAGACGCTGACGATGTCCGGCGAGTACCGCGACGTGACGCCGCCCGAGCGGTGCGTCCGCACCGAGAAGTTCGAGATGGTCGGCGGCCCGCCGATGGGCGAGCAGCTGGCAACGCTGGTCCTGACGGACGAAGGCGACAAGACGCTGATGACACTCACCCTGGAGTACGCCACGAAGGAGGCGCGCGACGGGGCCGCGGCGTCCGGCATGGAGCACGGGATGGAGGCGAGCTACGCGCGGCTCGACGAAATCCTCGCCGCGGCGTAA
- a CDS encoding tetratricopeptide repeat protein, with translation MATDTAAAPVTRPAPPRRLWQVPTFLVGAAAFVAAYQGLIPIQNTVAATFEADLAALVGSTERVNPDARELKAALDRVAAEVMHYPELAARAHAALGGGYARLAELTADGGEARGYWVLARQHFTAGDESKLSDLERVKFVFRRAKSQAADPPASLTPADFELIRAILSRPPFGEDAGDAPRLGAELSLRATPPDLKAAKDGLTSYLTNAGLGTPSATLTRAKLRLSEVHLALGDPDGAKQWLTAIGADAPPDVLPSAKAQLARIRMSEQDWAGAAREWEAARAAELPQGLRSMSAYYLAECRVRLKADDADAVKLLDEAAKSSGPEGPAAAVKLVGLTLRNPDATRRKAAANYLPTAAKAAKGGLVPAVEVQAAFEQAVQVLTADGAFPEAVAAAEAYAPVAVGGKEREKKAEVLTAWGAALEKAGADGKARYASAAAEYAAVAAALPPDLPYRAEQLRLAASLQRKAGNPTGGLDLLKQAAATPKLPDEVAGPIWAEYADGLLAANRPADALVAFKRALDTGGPTSTAVRHKLARNLIDSRDPKKLPLGIELLEQIAQAERVSPAEQEYQEKAFVELANEAIQARDFQKAEARLRTQLRLYANGPEAGQGKLLLGTALLQRIDPRAKVPAPDADKAGEEALKLLKEVLTEVDARKVANRPATGDPWLRTQAQLRVLLAQVLLRKPYDVLTTADPIRREYAGKVEELIVLSMMYHGYLQLNNDEGRLTVEAHMRDAFAALKEKTNGFPARSGEYSRDYWEREWPSLIRPMR, from the coding sequence ATGGCCACGGACACGGCCGCCGCCCCGGTCACCCGCCCCGCCCCGCCGCGCCGGCTGTGGCAGGTGCCGACCTTCCTGGTCGGCGCGGCCGCGTTCGTCGCCGCCTACCAGGGGCTCATCCCGATCCAGAACACCGTCGCCGCCACGTTCGAGGCCGACCTGGCGGCGCTCGTGGGCTCGACGGAACGGGTCAACCCGGACGCGCGGGAGCTGAAGGCGGCGCTCGACCGCGTGGCAGCGGAGGTGATGCACTACCCGGAACTAGCGGCGCGGGCGCACGCGGCCCTCGGCGGCGGCTACGCCCGGCTCGCCGAGCTGACCGCGGACGGCGGCGAGGCCCGCGGGTACTGGGTGCTCGCCCGCCAGCACTTCACCGCCGGCGACGAGTCGAAGCTGTCCGACCTGGAGCGGGTGAAGTTCGTCTTCCGCCGGGCGAAGTCGCAGGCCGCCGACCCGCCCGCGTCGCTGACGCCGGCGGATTTCGAGCTGATCCGGGCGATCCTGTCGCGCCCGCCGTTCGGCGAAGACGCGGGCGACGCCCCGCGCCTCGGCGCCGAGCTGAGCCTCCGTGCCACGCCGCCTGACCTGAAGGCCGCAAAGGACGGCCTGACCAGCTACCTGACGAACGCCGGCCTCGGCACCCCGTCGGCGACGCTGACCCGCGCCAAGCTGCGGCTCAGCGAGGTGCACCTGGCACTCGGCGACCCGGACGGCGCGAAGCAGTGGCTGACGGCCATCGGCGCCGACGCCCCGCCGGACGTGCTGCCGTCCGCGAAGGCGCAGCTGGCCCGCATCCGCATGTCCGAACAGGACTGGGCCGGGGCCGCCCGCGAGTGGGAGGCCGCCCGCGCCGCCGAGTTGCCGCAGGGGTTGCGGTCGATGTCCGCGTACTACCTGGCCGAGTGCCGCGTCCGCCTCAAGGCCGACGACGCGGACGCCGTGAAGCTGTTGGACGAGGCCGCGAAGTCGAGCGGGCCCGAAGGCCCGGCCGCGGCGGTGAAGCTCGTCGGGCTGACGCTCCGCAACCCGGACGCGACCCGCCGCAAGGCCGCCGCGAATTACCTCCCCACGGCCGCGAAGGCCGCCAAGGGCGGGCTCGTCCCCGCCGTCGAGGTGCAGGCCGCGTTCGAGCAGGCGGTGCAAGTGCTCACCGCCGACGGCGCCTTCCCCGAGGCGGTGGCCGCGGCCGAGGCGTACGCGCCAGTCGCGGTCGGCGGCAAGGAGCGCGAGAAGAAGGCCGAGGTGCTGACGGCGTGGGGGGCGGCGCTGGAGAAGGCCGGGGCCGACGGCAAGGCCCGTTATGCCTCCGCGGCCGCGGAGTACGCCGCTGTCGCCGCCGCGCTGCCACCCGACCTGCCGTACCGCGCCGAGCAGCTGCGCCTGGCCGCGAGCCTTCAGCGGAAGGCCGGCAACCCGACGGGCGGGCTTGACCTGCTGAAGCAGGCCGCGGCGACGCCGAAGCTGCCCGACGAAGTTGCCGGTCCGATCTGGGCCGAGTACGCCGACGGGCTCCTGGCCGCGAACCGCCCGGCCGACGCGCTCGTGGCGTTCAAGCGGGCGTTGGACACGGGCGGCCCCACGTCCACGGCCGTGCGGCACAAGCTGGCCCGCAACCTGATCGACTCCCGCGACCCGAAGAAGCTGCCGCTCGGCATCGAGTTGCTGGAACAGATCGCGCAGGCCGAGCGCGTCTCGCCGGCGGAGCAGGAGTACCAGGAGAAGGCGTTCGTCGAGCTGGCCAACGAGGCGATTCAGGCCCGCGACTTCCAGAAGGCCGAGGCCCGGCTACGCACGCAGCTGCGCCTGTACGCCAACGGCCCCGAGGCGGGTCAGGGTAAGCTCCTGCTCGGCACGGCACTCCTTCAGCGGATCGACCCGCGGGCGAAGGTGCCGGCCCCCGACGCCGACAAGGCGGGCGAGGAGGCGTTGAAGCTGCTCAAGGAAGTGCTGACGGAGGTGGACGCCCGCAAGGTGGCGAACCGCCCCGCGACCGGCGACCCGTGGCTGCGGACGCAGGCCCAGTTGCGCGTACTCCTGGCCCAGGTGTTGCTCCGCAAGCCATATGACGTGCTGACGACCGCCGACCCCATCCGCCGCGAGTACGCCGGCAAGGTCGAGGAACTCATCGTCCTGAGCATGATGTACCACGGCTACCTCCAGCTGAACAACGACGAGGGGCGGTTGACGGTCGAAGCTCACATGCGCGACGCCTTCGCCGCACTGAAGGAGAAGACGAACGGCTTCCCCGCCCGGTCCGGCGAGTACAGCCGCGACTACTGGGAGCGCGAGTGGCCGTCGCTGATCCGGCCGATGCGCTGA
- a CDS encoding sugar phosphate isomerase/epimerase family protein, which yields MSQLLSRRTFLQTSAAAVGTAAVAAAQDAPRPLFDISIAQWSHNRAFFGRPGVEKKDPLKFAEIAKTDYQIAAVEYVNQFYREKKADQAYLRDLKKVADDNAVRSVLIMCDGEGNLGNPVEAQRVTAVDNHKRWVEWAKFLGCHSIRVNAASNWNLGFEETKKLAADGLRRLTEFATTHEINVIVENHGGLSSHGGWLAGVMRLVNLPRCGTLPDFGNFNIGKVTGIDMTSYDRYRGVDELMPFAKGVSAKSHDFNAAGNETATDYRRMLDIVLNKHRFRGFIGIEYEGGRLSEADGIRATKRLLETVRAELAAKK from the coding sequence GTGTCGCAGCTGCTCTCCCGCCGCACGTTCCTGCAAACCTCCGCCGCCGCCGTCGGCACCGCGGCCGTCGCCGCCGCCCAGGACGCGCCGCGGCCGCTGTTCGACATCTCCATCGCCCAGTGGTCGCACAACCGGGCGTTCTTCGGCCGGCCCGGCGTCGAGAAGAAGGACCCGCTCAAGTTCGCCGAGATCGCCAAGACCGATTACCAGATCGCGGCCGTGGAGTACGTCAACCAGTTCTACCGCGAGAAGAAGGCCGACCAGGCCTACCTCCGCGACCTGAAGAAGGTAGCCGACGACAACGCCGTCCGCAGCGTGCTCATCATGTGCGACGGCGAGGGGAACCTCGGCAACCCCGTCGAGGCACAGCGCGTCACCGCGGTGGACAACCACAAGCGCTGGGTCGAGTGGGCGAAGTTCCTCGGCTGCCACAGCATCCGGGTGAACGCGGCGAGCAACTGGAACCTCGGCTTTGAGGAAACGAAAAAGCTGGCCGCCGACGGCCTCCGCCGGCTGACCGAGTTCGCGACGACGCACGAGATCAACGTGATCGTCGAGAACCACGGCGGGCTGTCGAGCCACGGCGGCTGGCTGGCCGGCGTCATGCGGCTGGTGAACCTGCCGCGCTGCGGCACGCTGCCGGACTTCGGCAACTTCAACATCGGCAAGGTGACCGGCATCGACATGACGAGCTACGACCGCTACCGCGGGGTGGACGAGCTGATGCCGTTCGCCAAGGGCGTGAGCGCGAAGTCGCACGACTTCAACGCCGCGGGGAACGAGACGGCGACGGACTACCGGCGGATGCTGGACATCGTGCTGAACAAGCACCGGTTCCGCGGGTTCATCGGCATCGAGTACGAGGGCGGCCGGCTGAGCGAGGCCGACGGCATCCGCGCGACGAAGCGGCTGCTGGAGACGGTGCGGGCGGAACTGGCCGCGAAGAAGTAA
- a CDS encoding FmdB family zinc ribbon protein yields MPIYVYEEILPDGSGGEPFEVIQPMSAAALTTHPDTGKPVRRVLSAPNAPRAWTDAHGKAAMTDKNLASKGFTKYVKSGDGSYEKTAGDGPKQIKR; encoded by the coding sequence ATGCCGATCTACGTGTACGAAGAAATCCTCCCCGACGGCAGCGGCGGGGAGCCGTTCGAGGTGATCCAGCCGATGAGCGCCGCCGCGCTCACCACGCACCCGGACACGGGCAAGCCGGTCCGCCGGGTGCTCAGCGCCCCGAACGCCCCGCGGGCCTGGACCGACGCCCACGGCAAGGCCGCGATGACCGACAAGAACCTGGCGTCGAAGGGGTTCACGAAGTACGTCAAGTCCGGCGACGGCAGCTACGAGAAGACCGCCGGCGACGGCCCGAAGCAGATCAAGCGGTAG
- a CDS encoding peptidylprolyl isomerase has protein sequence MRLFTRGVAALLIGTGVTASAQPPAPPGAPPAPPAGLPAPPAGLPAPPAVAPPAAAPKADFRPTGDAAKVNNQAIPEVAVYRALRQFPPAHHEMARKEIVNHLVENTLVDQYLNAIQVKVTDQETENLINELKKELVTAKKDYQQELNVMLLTEAEFRAEVQAQLRWEGFVKQQSTDAALKNLFDASPDVFDGTMVRARHILMTPGTDAAKQQEAAGKLRGIKQVVEAEAKKASDATMGEPLAKVQAGQRKADELFSAYAKEYSTCPSKRDGGDLNFFPRAGAMVEPFAKAAFSTPVGNLTDVVATDFGYHLILVTDRKEGKKKQFDEVKEDVRLLFAMRLREAVLGQMKPKAQITINPAPQYPAPTPAPARVGAPSALTPGTPPPVGGPAPVGGPAPIPGPGAPPAVAPPGLPAPPKM, from the coding sequence ATGCGACTGTTCACACGCGGGGTCGCGGCCCTGCTCATCGGGACCGGCGTTACGGCGTCGGCCCAGCCGCCGGCCCCGCCCGGCGCCCCGCCGGCCCCGCCGGCAGGGCTGCCGGCCCCCCCGGCCGGGCTGCCGGCCCCGCCAGCGGTCGCGCCGCCGGCCGCCGCCCCGAAGGCCGACTTCCGCCCCACCGGTGACGCCGCCAAGGTCAACAACCAGGCCATCCCCGAAGTCGCCGTGTACCGCGCGCTGCGGCAGTTCCCGCCGGCCCACCACGAGATGGCCCGCAAGGAAATCGTCAACCACCTCGTCGAGAACACGCTGGTCGACCAGTACCTCAACGCCATCCAGGTGAAGGTGACCGACCAGGAGACCGAGAACCTCATCAACGAGCTGAAGAAGGAACTCGTCACGGCCAAGAAGGACTACCAGCAGGAGCTGAACGTCATGCTCCTGACCGAGGCCGAGTTCCGCGCCGAGGTGCAGGCCCAGCTGCGGTGGGAGGGCTTCGTCAAGCAGCAGTCCACCGACGCGGCGCTGAAGAACCTGTTCGACGCCAGCCCGGACGTGTTCGACGGCACGATGGTCCGCGCCCGCCACATCCTCATGACGCCCGGCACCGACGCCGCCAAGCAGCAGGAGGCGGCCGGCAAGCTCCGCGGCATCAAGCAGGTCGTCGAGGCCGAGGCCAAGAAGGCGTCCGACGCGACGATGGGCGAGCCGCTCGCCAAGGTGCAGGCGGGCCAGCGGAAGGCCGACGAGCTGTTCAGCGCCTACGCCAAGGAGTACAGCACCTGCCCGTCGAAGCGCGACGGCGGCGACCTGAACTTCTTCCCGCGGGCCGGGGCCATGGTGGAGCCGTTCGCCAAGGCCGCGTTCTCGACCCCGGTCGGCAACCTGACGGACGTGGTGGCCACCGACTTCGGCTACCACCTGATCCTGGTGACCGACCGCAAGGAGGGGAAGAAGAAGCAGTTCGACGAGGTGAAGGAGGACGTGCGGCTGCTGTTCGCCATGCGGCTCCGCGAGGCGGTACTCGGGCAGATGAAGCCGAAGGCGCAGATCACCATCAACCCGGCCCCGCAGTACCCGGCGCCGACGCCCGCGCCCGCGCGGGTCGGCGCTCCGTCGGCGCTGACGCCGGGCACGCCGCCTCCGGTCGGCGGCCCGGCCCCGGTCGGTGGCCCGGCGCCGATCCCCGGCCCGGGGGCGCCGCCCGCGGTCGCCCCGCCGGGGCTGCCCGCGCCGCCGAAGATGTAA
- a CDS encoding HD-GYP domain-containing protein, which yields MTDTRELLNRITAFRQRLGDATPAPSVAEPESFRRSVLSLAGADGADPLPPQLTQRARELLGFAKTLLDRQRAFTADPVVAGLAAASTNDALIAYHRETTAMMASAVRMAQSFPESPSVQLKMCNGLEGVLEVVKERLTVQERALALRRTDYTRIDRVAACLTAMNRFQQVNLNVLASLAEELIEEARQGKALRVLHADVLSAASYPGGVELPAPARFVAAHALTVAQVVARVVHLDYEWASRPLPAVVAALVMDAGMLRVRVDLLAKAGKLTPAERRELEQHAQYSAELIVRYLPDAAPLAAAVACHHERTDGTGYPAGLKGAAIPSLGRLLAAADVYAACCAARPYRPAGDTRAALTDVLLAAEGGQLDKDFAEYLVTLAFYPVGAVVELTDGRVGVVAANHPDRLDPRAPGRPVVAVLADADGALLPRPEHVDLSASARGGILRTLPAERRRDLLGARYPDLV from the coding sequence ATGACCGACACGCGCGAACTGCTCAACCGCATCACCGCCTTCCGCCAGCGGCTCGGGGACGCCACGCCCGCGCCGAGTGTCGCCGAGCCGGAGAGCTTCCGCCGCTCCGTCCTGAGCCTCGCCGGGGCCGACGGCGCCGACCCGCTCCCGCCGCAACTCACGCAGCGCGCCCGCGAGCTCCTCGGCTTCGCCAAGACGCTCCTCGACCGGCAGCGCGCCTTCACCGCCGACCCGGTCGTGGCCGGCCTCGCCGCCGCGTCGACCAACGACGCGCTGATCGCCTACCACCGCGAGACGACGGCGATGATGGCGTCCGCGGTGCGGATGGCCCAGAGCTTCCCCGAGTCGCCGTCGGTGCAGCTGAAGATGTGTAACGGCCTCGAAGGCGTGCTCGAAGTGGTGAAAGAACGGCTCACCGTCCAGGAGCGTGCCCTGGCGCTGCGGCGGACCGACTACACGCGGATCGACCGCGTCGCGGCGTGCCTCACGGCGATGAACCGCTTCCAGCAGGTGAACCTGAACGTCCTCGCCTCGCTCGCCGAGGAGCTGATCGAAGAGGCCCGTCAGGGCAAGGCGCTGCGGGTGCTGCACGCCGACGTACTCTCGGCGGCGTCGTACCCCGGCGGGGTCGAGCTGCCGGCGCCGGCGCGGTTCGTCGCGGCCCACGCCCTCACGGTGGCGCAGGTCGTGGCGCGCGTCGTCCACCTCGACTACGAGTGGGCGAGCCGGCCGCTCCCCGCGGTCGTCGCCGCACTGGTGATGGACGCGGGGATGCTGCGGGTGCGGGTCGATCTGCTGGCGAAGGCGGGCAAGCTGACGCCGGCCGAGCGGCGCGAGCTGGAGCAGCACGCCCAGTACAGCGCCGAGTTGATCGTGCGGTATCTGCCGGACGCGGCCCCGCTCGCGGCCGCGGTCGCCTGCCACCACGAGCGGACCGACGGCACCGGCTACCCGGCCGGCCTGAAGGGCGCGGCCATCCCGTCGCTGGGGCGGCTGCTCGCGGCGGCGGACGTGTACGCGGCGTGCTGCGCCGCGCGGCCGTACCGCCCGGCCGGCGACACGCGGGCGGCGCTGACCGACGTGCTGCTCGCGGCCGAGGGCGGGCAGCTCGACAAGGACTTCGCCGAGTACCTGGTGACGCTGGCGTTCTACCCCGTGGGGGCGGTGGTGGAACTGACCGACGGCCGGGTCGGCGTGGTGGCGGCGAACCACCCCGACCGCCTCGACCCGCGCGCCCCGGGCCGGCCGGTGGTCGCGGTGCTGGCCGACGCCGACGGGGCGCTGCTGCCGCGGCCGGAGCACGTCGATCTGTCCGCGTCGGCGCGTGGCGGCATCCTTCGCACGCTTCCCGCCGAGCGCCGCCGCGACCTGCTCGGCGCCCGTTACCCCGACCTCGTGTAA
- a CDS encoding CPBP family glutamic-type intramembrane protease: MRDYLRATRHPWSSFLFLVPLVAVYEGGVVWLGGDRADRLRNGADAWVRWQLETFGAGHAFAAPMLVLGILLLWSWWRAADCPADPVRTWFGMAFEGAAYAAVLWQFGQNYGPIIDKLGVRLDVPAAPDRAARVLTYLGAGIYEEALFRLGLFGGLLLMLRLVLLPRLIALPLAAFVAACGFAAAHHVGPYGEPMNAYVFLFRVIAGLYFTALYVGRGFGVAVAAHAGYDILVGVA, encoded by the coding sequence ATGCGGGACTACCTCCGGGCGACGCGGCACCCGTGGTCGTCGTTCCTGTTCCTCGTGCCGCTGGTGGCGGTGTACGAGGGGGGCGTGGTGTGGCTCGGCGGCGACCGGGCCGACCGCCTCCGCAACGGGGCCGACGCCTGGGTCCGCTGGCAGCTCGAAACGTTCGGCGCCGGCCACGCCTTCGCGGCGCCGATGCTCGTCCTCGGCATCCTGCTGCTGTGGAGCTGGTGGCGCGCCGCCGACTGCCCGGCCGACCCGGTGCGGACGTGGTTCGGGATGGCGTTCGAGGGGGCGGCGTACGCGGCGGTCTTGTGGCAGTTCGGCCAGAACTACGGCCCGATCATCGACAAGCTCGGCGTCCGCCTCGACGTGCCCGCCGCCCCCGACCGCGCGGCCCGGGTGCTGACATACCTCGGGGCCGGCATCTACGAGGAGGCGCTGTTCCGCCTCGGCCTGTTCGGCGGGCTGCTGCTGATGCTGCGGCTGGTGCTGCTGCCGCGGCTGATCGCGCTGCCGCTGGCCGCGTTCGTGGCGGCGTGCGGGTTCGCGGCGGCGCACCACGTCGGCCCGTACGGCGAGCCGATGAACGCCTACGTGTTCCTGTTCCGGGTGATCGCGGGGCTGTACTTCACGGCGCTGTACGTCGGCCGCGGCTTCGGCGTCGCGGTCGCCGCCCACGCCGGGTACGACATCCTCGTCGGCGTGGCGTGA
- a CDS encoding ArsR/SmtB family transcription factor, with amino-acid sequence MPVARLDATFAALADPTRRAIIARLAKGEATVTELAAPFRMSQPAVSKHLKVLEKAGLITRGRDAQRRPCRLVAAPMKEATDWLETFRRNWEQVFDRLDALLDELQQTPKPD; translated from the coding sequence ATGCCGGTCGCCCGGCTCGACGCCACATTCGCCGCCCTCGCCGACCCCACCCGCCGCGCCATCATCGCCCGCCTCGCGAAGGGTGAAGCCACAGTCACGGAGCTCGCCGCGCCGTTCCGCATGAGCCAGCCGGCGGTGTCCAAGCACCTCAAGGTGCTGGAGAAGGCCGGCCTCATCACGCGCGGCCGCGACGCCCAGCGGCGCCCGTGCCGGCTCGTCGCGGCGCCCATGAAGGAGGCGACCGACTGGCTCGAAACCTTCCGCCGCAACTGGGAACAGGTCTTCGACCGACTCGACGCCCTGCTCGACGAACTGCAACAGACCCCCAAACCCGACTGA
- a CDS encoding NAD-dependent succinate-semialdehyde dehydrogenase has protein sequence MAASAPPVSHRDLYIAGEWVKSSSGKTLAVENPATEETIAEVAFGTRDDCKRAIAAAAAALPAWSKLTPYDRAKVLKKTADLMRERADALARTMTMEQGKPLAEAKGEVLHSADTFEWFAEEGKRAYGQVIPPSNAAKRHLTIKHPVGVVGAIGPWNFPITLQARKIAPALAAGCTIVCKPASQTPLCLIGVFECLIDAGCPAGVANLVIGPAGDIADEFMTNPAVRKISFTGSTPVGKQLMRQAADQVKRLSLELGGHAPFIVFPDADPEVVAKAAVLGKFRNNGQVCISPSRFFVHKDVSKRFTEVAVEEAKKLKMGNGLDEGVVVGPMFEKKALAGTQALIDDATGKGAKLLTGGKRSERFDKGYFFEPTVLSGLSADARILTDEPFAPVMPVLDFSKLDEVIAAANNTPYGLAAYVFTNDLSAAWRMAEGLEAGIIGVNDAVPATPQCPFGGMKESGLGRELAHEGLEAYLETKYVSIGLRG, from the coding sequence ATGGCCGCGTCCGCCCCCCCCGTTTCGCACCGTGACCTGTACATCGCCGGCGAGTGGGTGAAATCGTCGTCCGGGAAGACGCTCGCGGTCGAGAACCCGGCCACCGAAGAAACCATCGCCGAGGTGGCGTTCGGCACCCGCGACGACTGCAAGCGGGCCATCGCCGCCGCGGCCGCCGCGCTGCCGGCGTGGTCGAAGCTCACCCCCTACGACCGCGCCAAGGTGCTGAAGAAGACGGCCGACCTGATGCGCGAGCGCGCCGACGCCCTCGCCCGCACGATGACCATGGAGCAGGGGAAGCCGCTGGCCGAGGCGAAGGGCGAGGTGCTCCACTCGGCCGACACGTTCGAGTGGTTCGCCGAGGAAGGCAAGCGCGCCTACGGCCAGGTGATCCCGCCGTCGAACGCGGCGAAGCGGCACCTCACGATCAAGCACCCGGTCGGCGTCGTCGGCGCCATCGGGCCGTGGAACTTCCCGATCACGCTCCAGGCCCGCAAGATCGCCCCCGCGCTCGCCGCGGGCTGCACCATCGTGTGCAAGCCGGCGAGCCAGACGCCGCTGTGCCTGATCGGCGTGTTCGAGTGCCTCATCGACGCCGGCTGCCCCGCGGGCGTGGCGAACCTCGTGATCGGGCCGGCCGGCGACATCGCGGACGAGTTCATGACGAACCCGGCAGTGCGGAAGATCAGCTTCACCGGCAGCACGCCCGTCGGCAAGCAGCTGATGCGGCAGGCGGCCGACCAGGTGAAGCGGCTGAGCCTGGAACTCGGCGGCCACGCCCCGTTCATCGTCTTCCCGGACGCCGACCCGGAGGTGGTGGCGAAGGCGGCGGTGCTCGGCAAGTTCCGCAACAACGGCCAGGTGTGCATCAGCCCGAGCCGGTTCTTCGTGCACAAGGACGTGTCGAAGCGGTTCACCGAGGTGGCCGTCGAGGAGGCGAAGAAGCTGAAGATGGGCAACGGGCTCGACGAGGGCGTGGTGGTCGGCCCGATGTTCGAGAAGAAGGCGCTGGCCGGCACGCAGGCGCTGATCGACGACGCGACCGGCAAGGGGGCGAAGCTGCTGACCGGCGGCAAGCGGTCGGAGCGGTTCGACAAGGGCTACTTCTTCGAGCCGACGGTGCTGAGCGGGCTGAGCGCCGACGCCCGCATCCTCACCGACGAGCCGTTCGCGCCGGTGATGCCGGTGCTGGACTTCTCGAAACTCGACGAGGTGATCGCGGCGGCGAACAACACGCCGTACGGGCTGGCGGCGTACGTGTTCACGAACGACCTGTCGGCGGCGTGGCGGATGGCCGAGGGGCTGGAGGCCGGGATCATCGGCGTGAACGACGCGGTGCCGGCGACGCCGCAGTGCCCGTTCGGCGGGATGAAGGAATCCGGCCTGGGCCGCGAACTCGCCCACGAGGGGCTCGAGGCGTACCTGGAGACGAAGTACGTCTCCATCGGCCTGCGGGGGTAA